The sequence below is a genomic window from Haemophilus pittmaniae.
TGGAAGGAAAGAGCTTTGGTTAATGGCTGACCTTGCGGCGACAGCACCACCAAATTTTCCGCCTGGATTTCCACCGCATGTTGTACCGGAATTTGTTGATTGCCTTGATGGGCGATCAAATAATCTGCTTCTAAAAATTCAACGATTGCATCGGCAGCACCAATACCAGCTGCTCGATCATGATAATAGGTGCCGAGGTCGCGTAGCGGTTGATAAAATTCCGGTGCTAAAATTAAGCAGAAAAAGCCGCTAAACAGCGTGAGCGTTGTACCATAGGTACCGAAATCCATTTGTCCTAAATAGCTAAAACCAAAATAAACCGCCATTAACGCAATGGAAATCGAGGTAAAAAATTCCAATACAGCGGAGGACAAAAACGCCATTTTCAACACATCCATGGTGGTTTCACGGAAATCCTGTGTCGTCTTTTCAATATGTTCTGTTTGCTCCCGACTGCGATTGAATAAACGCAACGTTTCCACACCGCGTAGGCGATCTAAAAATTGTGCGCTTAAACGGGCGAGGGTGGCCATATTTTTTTGGCTGCTATCTGCGGCGGCAATTCCCACCAAAATCATAAAAATCGGGACCAATGGAGCGGTGACCATTAAAATTAGGCCAGCAGCCCAGTTGAGCGGAAATACAGCGATTAAAATCACCATTGGCACAATGGCGGAAAGGCTTTGTTGCGGCAAATAGCGGGCATAAAAATTATGTAGGTTTTCGACCTGTTCCAACATAATGCTTGCCCAACTCCCAGCCGGCCTGCCTTGAATCACGGCGGGACCAACTAGGCGGATTTTGTCCAAAATTTGTTGCCGAATATGGTTACGCAGGGCTTTACCTGCTTGGAAACCGATCTTTTCACGCGCCCATAAAATGCCGGCGCGTAACCCAAACCCTACAATTAAGCCGAGGAAATACGGCCAAAGCGTAGTGGCAGAAGCCTGTTGCATGATCAATTGATCAAGCAAGGTAGCAAGAAAATAGGTTTGCGCCACCAGAATGAGCGAGGAAAGTGTCGCTAGAGCAATATTGGCTCCCATGAGCTTTTTAATGGGCTGTTGCTGGGCTTTGAGCCATTTTTGCAAATATTTTTGACGGGATTTGTCCATACAATGTGCGGTATTGTGTTTTTTAGACATTAATTTGGAGGCCGGTGGTTTTAAAATGCCATGCCATTTTTTCAAGTTTTTCCGAAAATTAATGCTAAGTTATTGATTTTATTAGGGTTGGTGTGAAAATTAAATTGTCGGGAAAAAGGCGCCCGTTATTCACGTGCGCCTTGCGCGTTGGATTAGCCCTGCGCGTCGAGGAAACGCTCGGCATCTAAAGCAGCCATACAGCCTGAACCTGCTGAGGTGATCGCTTGACGATAATTGTGATCCATCACATCGCCTGCCGCAAATACGCCTTCTACGGAAGTTGCGGTAGCATTGCCTTCAAGACCGGATTTCACCACGATATAGCCATTATTCAATGCCAACTGACCTTGGAAGATTTCCGTATTGGGCGCATGGCCGATGGCGATAAATAGGCCATCTAGAGATAATTCTTCGGTTTCTTGGTTGTTGACATTTTTCAGCCGAACGCCGGTAACGCCCATGTTATCGCCTAACACTTCGTCCAAAGTGCGTTCGGTGTGCAGAATAATTTTGCCTTCTTCGACTTTTTTATAGAGACGGTCGATTAAGATTTTTTCTGCACGGAAGCTGTTACGACGGTGAATCAAATGCACTTCGGCGGCAATGTTGGCCAAATACAAAGCTTCTTCCACGGCAGTGTTGCCTCCGCCCACAACGGCTACCGGTTTATTGCGATAGAAGAATCCATCACAGGTGGCACAGGCAGATACACCGCGACCTTTATAGGCGCTTTCCGACTCCAATCCGATATAGCGGGCGGAGGCACCAGTAGCAATGATTAAGGCATCACAGCTGAAGGTCTGGGTGTCACCGTAGAGTTTAAATGGACGGCTGGATAAATCGACGCGGTTGATATGATCGAAGACGATTTCCGTCTCGAATTTTTCTGCGTGTTGTAACATACGTTGCATTAAGCCAGGACCGGTGGTCATTTCAAAATCGCCCGGCCAGTTTTCAATTTCATCGGTGGTGGTCAATTGGCCACCCTGTTGCAGACCGGTAACCAATACCGGTTTTAAATTGGCGCGAGCCGCGTAAATGGCCGCGGTATAACCGGCTGGGCCGGAACCTAAAATGAGTAATTTGCTGTGTTTAACGTCTGACATAAAAATCCTACTTATTTCATCTGTTTTGTGGCCGACCATTATAGGGGCTCATAATAAAAAAGCGATCTTTCAGGGATGAAAATTACTAATAAAGTAATGAATAAAGCAATCGGCGATATTTATTAGTGAGCGGTTCACTATTCCCAAGAGCCGCTAAAATGGACAAAAATTGTTGTTTAACTTCACCGCCAGCAGCCCCTAAATCACTTTTTAAGATCCCAAACAGCAGTTCCAGCGCTTCTTCGTTACGATTGGCTTGATGCAGTTGAATGGCTAGTTTTAGGGCAATTTCCGCAGTTGGATGATTGGCATAATCGGCCTGTAATTGTTGTATTTCCGGTGTGTTGGCTGCTTTGATGAGTAACTCGATTTGTGCCTGTAAACCATTCCAACGACTGTCTCTATCTTGGATAGGAATTTGCGCCAATATTTCACTAGCTGGTTCAGTTTTTTTCATGGCGATGTAGGTTTCAGCGTAGAGCAGGGCAACATCGGAATTTTTCTTATCGGAAAGTTCCCAAGCTTCTTTTAATAGTGGTAAGGCTGAGGCGTAATCTTCTAATTGCAAAAAATCCAAGGCTTTCTGAAATTTGAGATCCTCTTCCTTTGGCAAAATAACACTTAAACGTTGTAATAAAGTGGTTTCGTCCAAGGCTCCTGGAAAGGCATCTAAGGCTTGAGCTTGTTTGAAAAGGTAGGTAGTCGGTAAGGCCTGAATGCGAAATTGGGCTGCGATCATTTGTTCTTGTTCGCAGTTGACTTTAGCCAATATAAATTGCCCTTGATAGCGTTCGGCAATTTGCTGTAGCAAAGCGCTAAAATTAGCCGATTCGGGATGACTTGGCGCATAGAACGTTAGAACCAAAGGGGTTTCCAGGGAGCGCTGTAGAATGTCGTTCAGATTTACTTCAGTAACATCGACAATAAAAGAAAAATCAGCCATTTTTATTCCTTGTTTGAGAAAAAATAATGGCTGATTTTAGCAAATCATCTCAGCTTTTTAAAAGCTGAAAAGAAGGCTTAGAGAATAATGCTACCGATGAGGGAAAGACCAAATCCCACTAAACCGATTAATGTTTCCTGTACAGTCCAAGTTTTGAACATGGTTTTGGTATCAATCTCCAAGAAGCGGCTGACTAACCAGAATCCGCTATCGTTCACATGAGCAAGTACGGTTGCGCCGGAAGCGATAGAAATTACGATAAAGCAGAGGTCAAATTGGCTTAAACCTGTAGTGGCTGCCACGGTTGGCGCAATGAGTGCCGAGGTGGTAGTAATTGCCACGGTAGCAGAACCTTGTGCCACCCGTAATGCGGTAGAGATTAAGAACGCTGCAACGATCACCGGCATACCTGTATCGGTTAGCATTTGTGCTAATACATCGCCAATACCGCTAGCACGCAATACCCCACCAAACATACCACCGGCACCGGTAACTAGTACGATGGCACAAATTGGGCCAAGGGCGTTATCACAGATTTTTTCAATTTGCTCGTAAGAACGTTGTTCTTTTAATAATAGAATGGATACAACCAAGGTAATCAATAAGGCAACCGGGGTTTTACCAAGTAAGCGTAAGCTTTCTACCCATAATTGTGAACCATCGACTACTTTCGCTACGGATAGGGTATTTAATACGGTATCCAACATGATTAATACCAATGGCAATAAGAGGATCAATAAAACCTTCCTAAAGCTTGGTGGATTTATGACGGCAGTTTCATTAATTGGCATCGAATTAAGGAAGCTTTTTGGTAAATCAAGGTGTAATTTTTTACCTAAATAAGTCCCGTATAAATAGGTGGCGAAGTACCAGGTTGGAATAGTGAGTACAACTCCCACTAAGGTTAGTAGACCAATGTTGGCTCCTAATAGGTCACCTGCGGCAACTGGACCTGGATGCGGCGGTAAGAATGCGTGGGTTACCGCAAATGCACCGGCAGCCGGAAAGGCATAGCGATACAGCGAACCACCAAATTGTTTTGCTACGCTAAAGATAATCGGTAGCATCACAACCAAACCGGCATCAAAGAAAATCGGGAAACCAAATAGCAAAGAGGCAACACCTAACGCAAAAGGTGCCCGTTTTTCACCGAATTTATTAATCAGCGTATCGGCCAATACTTTGGCGCCACCGGTAATCTCTAATAGACGACCAATCATCGCGCCAAGCCCCACCAATAAAGCAACTGAGGCTAAAGTATTACCGAAACCGGTTAATAAGGTCGGTAGAATTTGATTCACCGGAATGCCGGCAGCTAAGGCAGTCAGTAAACTGACGGTAATCAACGCAACGAATGCATGCACTCTGAATTTGATAATCATCACCAAGAGTAATGCGATGGATGCGACTAAAATGAAAATCAGCATAATATCCTCCAGTAAATCAAACGGCAGCCAACATACCGCCATCAACGAAGATCAATTGTCCGTTGACAAAATCGGATGCTTTGGATGAGAGGAATACTGCCGCGCCAATCAACTCTTCAGGATTTCCCCAGCGAGCCGCTGGAGTCCGTTTGCATAACCAGTCGCTGAATTCTTTATTCTCAACCAAGGGTTGGGTGAGCTCCGTTTTAAAGTAACCAGGGGCGATACCATTCACTTGGATGTTATAGCGGGCTAATTCGACACACATTCCGCGAGTTAACATTTTGACCGCACCTTTAGAAGCGGCATAAGGTGTGATGGTATCGCGACCTAATTCGCTTTGCATGGAGCCAATATTAATAATTTTTCCTTGTTGGCGTTTTACCATGTGTCTTGCTACCGCCTGCGATACGATGAAGACGGCTTTTTGGTTGACTTTAATGATGTCGTCAAAATCCTTTTCCGGGAAATCGCAGAATGGATGACGACGTTGAATGCCCGCATTGTTTATTAATACATCAATCGGGCCGATTTGCTGTTCAATTTGTTCAATAGCTTGGTGGACAGCCTCAGTGTTTGTTACATCAAAGGCTACGGCATGAGCTACATAGCCTTTATTACGCAATTCTTCGGCTACGGCTTGGGTTTTTTCTTGATTGGTACCATTAATAATGACTTCGGCGCCATATTCGGCTACGCCTTGAGCCAAGAGATTACCAATACCGCGGGTAGAACCGGTGATTAATATCCGTTTTCCTTTAAGTGAAAATAAGTTATTCATCATGCATCCTCAATCGTTAAAATGTGAGTTGAACTTTGGAAATAACGGATTTATTACCCGCTACTTCAAGGGCTTGTTGGAAATCGGTATAAGGGAAAACCGCGGATAACAGTGGTAACGGATCCACTTTACCGGAGCTTAGCCATTCAACCGAGGTATTGAATTCTTCAATAAATCGGAATGAGCCTTTCCAGTTAATTTCTTTGGCTATTAAAGTCATGACAGGGAAATCTGGCACATTACTGCCCATGCCGATTTGTACGATAGTGCCGCGGGCTTTGGTGACTTCAAGACAGCGTTGAATTGATGATGGATGGCCG
It includes:
- the cydD gene encoding heme ABC transporter permease/ATP-binding protein CydD, yielding MDKSRQKYLQKWLKAQQQPIKKLMGANIALATLSSLILVAQTYFLATLLDQLIMQQASATTLWPYFLGLIVGFGLRAGILWAREKIGFQAGKALRNHIRQQILDKIRLVGPAVIQGRPAGSWASIMLEQVENLHNFYARYLPQQSLSAIVPMVILIAVFPLNWAAGLILMVTAPLVPIFMILVGIAAADSSQKNMATLARLSAQFLDRLRGVETLRLFNRSREQTEHIEKTTQDFRETTMDVLKMAFLSSAVLEFFTSISIALMAVYFGFSYLGQMDFGTYGTTLTLFSGFFCLILAPEFYQPLRDLGTYYHDRAAGIGAADAIVEFLEADYLIAHQGNQQIPVQHAVEIQAENLVVLSPQGQPLTKALSFHIPQASHVALVGQSGAGKTSLVNVLLGFLPYQGSLKINGSELNQSDLIQWRKQIAWVGQNPLLLQGSIKENLLLGDIQASEEQIEHALITAQAKEFTDKLGLDSEIKDGGLGISVGQAQRLAIARALLRQGSLLLLDEPTASLDAQSENQVLSALAAISRQQTTLMITHRIEDLKQCDNILVMQQGEIVQQGNFQQLQNQGFFAELLAQRKQDIQ
- the trxB gene encoding thioredoxin-disulfide reductase, with the protein product MSDVKHSKLLILGSGPAGYTAAIYAARANLKPVLVTGLQQGGQLTTTDEIENWPGDFEMTTGPGLMQRMLQHAEKFETEIVFDHINRVDLSSRPFKLYGDTQTFSCDALIIATGASARYIGLESESAYKGRGVSACATCDGFFYRNKPVAVVGGGNTAVEEALYLANIAAEVHLIHRRNSFRAEKILIDRLYKKVEEGKIILHTERTLDEVLGDNMGVTGVRLKNVNNQETEELSLDGLFIAIGHAPNTEIFQGQLALNNGYIVVKSGLEGNATATSVEGVFAAGDVMDHNYRQAITSAGSGCMAALDAERFLDAQG
- a CDS encoding GntP family permease, giving the protein MLIFILVASIALLLVMIIKFRVHAFVALITVSLLTALAAGIPVNQILPTLLTGFGNTLASVALLVGLGAMIGRLLEITGGAKVLADTLINKFGEKRAPFALGVASLLFGFPIFFDAGLVVMLPIIFSVAKQFGGSLYRYAFPAAGAFAVTHAFLPPHPGPVAAGDLLGANIGLLTLVGVVLTIPTWYFATYLYGTYLGKKLHLDLPKSFLNSMPINETAVINPPSFRKVLLILLLPLVLIMLDTVLNTLSVAKVVDGSQLWVESLRLLGKTPVALLITLVVSILLLKEQRSYEQIEKICDNALGPICAIVLVTGAGGMFGGVLRASGIGDVLAQMLTDTGMPVIVAAFLISTALRVAQGSATVAITTTSALIAPTVAATTGLSQFDLCFIVISIASGATVLAHVNDSGFWLVSRFLEIDTKTMFKTWTVQETLIGLVGFGLSLIGSIIL
- the idnO gene encoding gluconate 5-dehydrogenase, whose translation is MNNLFSLKGKRILITGSTRGIGNLLAQGVAEYGAEVIINGTNQEKTQAVAEELRNKGYVAHAVAFDVTNTEAVHQAIEQIEQQIGPIDVLINNAGIQRRHPFCDFPEKDFDDIIKVNQKAVFIVSQAVARHMVKRQQGKIINIGSMQSELGRDTITPYAASKGAVKMLTRGMCVELARYNIQVNGIAPGYFKTELTQPLVENKEFSDWLCKRTPAARWGNPEELIGAAVFLSSKASDFVNGQLIFVDGGMLAAV
- a CDS encoding co-chaperone YbbN, which encodes MADFSFIVDVTEVNLNDILQRSLETPLVLTFYAPSHPESANFSALLQQIAERYQGQFILAKVNCEQEQMIAAQFRIQALPTTYLFKQAQALDAFPGALDETTLLQRLSVILPKEEDLKFQKALDFLQLEDYASALPLLKEAWELSDKKNSDVALLYAETYIAMKKTEPASEILAQIPIQDRDSRWNGLQAQIELLIKAANTPEIQQLQADYANHPTAEIALKLAIQLHQANRNEEALELLFGILKSDLGAAGGEVKQQFLSILAALGNSEPLTNKYRRLLYSLLY